In Halobaculum sp. XH14, a single genomic region encodes these proteins:
- a CDS encoding Gfo/Idh/MocA family protein, whose amino-acid sequence MGYKHADAYRSHDDVELVACADRNRERAVAFAREYEFGVGDVYESHGALLAAVEPDVLSVTVQPASHERIVRDAIDAGVEAIHCEKPMARTVGGSRGMAERAANRGVQLTFNHQRRYGRPFRTAKRLLDDGEVGALERVEFGAANLYDYGSHSFDLCNYYNDETAADWVLAGLDYHERDVRYGVHNENQAIVQWEYANGVDGFAATGAGRSLVGCHNRLVGTDGVIEIGPEADPGVDLRVRRDGAGWEPVETGEEGLHDPMNEYVRRAVVDAVDSLDAGRSCELHAGNALNATELIFGAWESVRRNGRVTFPLDVDDNPLESMVEAGELTPASTSEPDAGGTE is encoded by the coding sequence ATGGGGTACAAACACGCCGACGCCTACCGGTCCCACGACGACGTCGAACTCGTCGCCTGTGCGGACCGCAACAGGGAGCGGGCCGTTGCGTTCGCCCGGGAGTACGAGTTCGGCGTCGGCGACGTCTACGAGAGTCACGGCGCGCTCCTCGCGGCCGTCGAGCCGGACGTCCTGAGCGTCACCGTACAGCCGGCGTCCCACGAACGCATCGTCCGCGACGCGATCGACGCCGGGGTCGAGGCGATCCACTGCGAGAAGCCGATGGCGCGCACCGTCGGCGGCTCACGGGGGATGGCGGAGCGAGCGGCGAACCGGGGCGTACAGCTCACCTTCAACCATCAGCGCCGGTACGGGCGGCCGTTCCGCACGGCGAAGCGACTGCTGGACGACGGTGAAGTCGGGGCGCTCGAGCGCGTCGAGTTCGGCGCGGCGAACCTGTACGACTACGGCAGCCACTCCTTCGACCTCTGTAACTACTACAACGACGAGACCGCCGCAGACTGGGTGCTCGCCGGGCTCGACTATCACGAGCGGGACGTGCGGTACGGCGTCCACAACGAGAACCAGGCGATCGTCCAGTGGGAGTACGCCAACGGCGTCGACGGGTTCGCGGCGACCGGCGCCGGCCGGTCGCTCGTTGGCTGTCACAACCGGCTCGTGGGGACGGACGGCGTCATCGAGATCGGACCGGAGGCCGACCCGGGCGTCGACCTCCGCGTCCGCCGGGACGGCGCGGGCTGGGAGCCCGTCGAGACGGGCGAGGAGGGGCTCCACGACCCGATGAACGAGTACGTCCGGCGGGCGGTCGTCGACGCGGTGGACTCGCTGGACGCCGGGCGGTCCTGCGAACTCCACGCCGGAAACGCGCTGAACGCGACCGAACTGATCTTCGGCGCGTGGGAGTCGGTCCGGCGGAACGGGCGGGTCACGTTCCCGCTCGACGTCGACGACAACCCGCTCGAATCGATGGTCGAGGCCGGGGAGTTGACGCCGGCGTCCACGAGCGAGCCCGACGCGGGCGGAACCGAATAG
- a CDS encoding ABC transporter ATP-binding protein, whose protein sequence is MTQIDIDGLVKKYEANEEHDVEGNKIVAVDDVDLQIRDGEFIVLVGPSGCGKTTMLRCIAGLETITDGDLLFDGDEVSDLRARDRNVAMVFQNYALYPHMSVEENLGFGLKLSTKLSTPEITERVGEIAEMMGIGDLLSKKPGELSGGQQQRVALGRAIVREPDVFLMDEPLSNLDAKLRSEMRTEIQALQHELGTTTVYVTHDQTEAMAMGDRIAVISDGRLQQVGPPETLYRDPTNEFVANFIGSPSINFFDVSIDGATLVGSGGFEYEMTHASLEDRQSVRLGIRPEDLEIDTGGGVMTVTVVENMGNENFIYGDVGGKEVVARTDASVRPTSGDEVGLDFPPEAVYLFDTKSGDAVKTKTDGVTPPQQTF, encoded by the coding sequence ATGACGCAAATCGATATCGACGGACTCGTCAAGAAGTACGAAGCGAACGAAGAGCACGACGTCGAGGGGAACAAGATCGTCGCGGTTGACGACGTCGACCTCCAGATCCGTGACGGCGAGTTCATCGTCCTCGTCGGCCCCTCCGGCTGCGGTAAGACGACGATGCTCCGGTGTATCGCCGGGCTGGAGACCATCACGGACGGCGACCTGCTGTTCGACGGCGACGAGGTGAGCGACCTGCGGGCGAGGGACCGCAACGTGGCGATGGTGTTCCAGAACTACGCGCTCTACCCCCACATGAGCGTCGAGGAGAACCTCGGGTTCGGGCTGAAGCTCTCGACGAAGCTCTCGACGCCCGAGATCACGGAACGCGTGGGGGAGATCGCCGAGATGATGGGCATCGGCGACCTGCTGTCGAAGAAACCCGGCGAGCTCTCGGGCGGCCAGCAGCAGCGCGTCGCGCTCGGGCGCGCAATCGTCCGGGAGCCCGACGTGTTCCTGATGGACGAGCCGCTCTCGAACCTGGACGCGAAGCTCCGCTCGGAGATGCGGACCGAGATCCAGGCGCTCCAGCACGAACTGGGGACGACGACGGTGTACGTCACCCACGACCAGACCGAGGCGATGGCGATGGGCGACCGCATCGCGGTCATCTCGGACGGTCGGCTCCAGCAGGTGGGGCCGCCCGAGACGCTCTACCGCGATCCGACGAACGAGTTCGTGGCGAACTTCATCGGGAGCCCGAGCATCAACTTCTTCGACGTGTCGATCGATGGAGCCACCCTCGTCGGGTCCGGCGGCTTCGAGTACGAGATGACGCACGCCTCGCTTGAGGACCGGCAGTCGGTTCGGCTCGGCATCCGCCCGGAGGACCTCGAGATCGACACCGGCGGGGGCGTGATGACGGTGACGGTCGTCGAGAACATGGGGAACGAGAACTTCATCTACGGCGACGTCGGCGGCAAGGAGGTCGTCGCCCGGACCGACGCGTCGGTCCGCCCGACCAGCGGCGACGAGGTGGGACTCGACTTCCCGCCCGAGGCCGTCTACCTGTTCGACACGAAGTCGGGCGACGCCGTCAAGACGAAGACCGACGGCGTCACGCCGCCCCAGCAGACGTTCTGA
- a CDS encoding carbohydrate ABC transporter permease encodes MHDRSRSEALWRFGGYGFLVAAALFMLVPIYWIVVASTLPQEAILSGSGLPQLLPGGEFLANLEALQSREYVNFLDSVWNSILIAVVYTALALVLCSMAGFAFAKYEFRFKEPIFVGILATLVIPINLLVIPLFLVMSNTNMTNTYAAVILPWAAYPVGIFFMRQTMQAIPDALLESARMDGASEFQLYYRVALPSMKSSMAALAVILFLFQWNLFLWPLVVLSADKFTIPVAITKIMGQQTVAFDQLMVASAIAILPMFIVFLALQKYFVRGILAGAVKE; translated from the coding sequence ATGCACGACCGAAGCAGATCCGAGGCGCTGTGGCGGTTCGGAGGCTACGGCTTCCTCGTCGCCGCCGCGCTGTTCATGCTCGTTCCGATCTACTGGATCGTCGTCGCATCGACCCTGCCACAGGAGGCGATCCTGTCGGGCAGCGGGCTGCCACAGCTCCTGCCCGGCGGGGAGTTCCTCGCGAACCTGGAGGCGCTCCAGTCCCGGGAGTACGTCAACTTCCTCGACAGCGTGTGGAACAGCATCCTGATCGCCGTGGTGTACACGGCGCTCGCGCTGGTGCTGTGTTCGATGGCGGGCTTCGCGTTCGCCAAGTACGAGTTCCGGTTCAAGGAGCCGATCTTCGTCGGCATCCTGGCGACGCTCGTCATCCCGATCAACCTGCTGGTCATCCCGCTGTTCCTCGTGATGTCGAACACGAACATGACCAACACGTACGCGGCGGTCATCCTGCCGTGGGCCGCGTACCCGGTCGGGATCTTCTTCATGCGCCAGACGATGCAGGCGATCCCTGACGCGCTGCTCGAGTCGGCGCGGATGGACGGCGCCTCGGAGTTCCAACTCTACTACCGGGTCGCGCTGCCGTCGATGAAGTCCTCGATGGCGGCGCTGGCGGTGATCCTGTTCCTGTTCCAGTGGAACCTGTTCCTCTGGCCGCTCGTCGTCCTGAGCGCCGACAAGTTCACCATCCCGGTGGCCATCACGAAGATCATGGGCCAACAGACCGTGGCGTTCGACCAACTGATGGTTGCATCGGCGATCGCGATACTCCCGATGTTCATCGTGTTCCTCGCGCTCCAGAAGTACTTCGTGCGGGGGATCCTGGCGGGAGCAGTGAAGGAGTGA
- a CDS encoding carbohydrate ABC transporter permease — protein MSSELIVQLSDRLRFQRQRFKETLPSIPGTPYLFLSPFFLLFFAFLAFPIFYTVYLSFFTYQGVAEQPLFWMQIGDSIVTIPRIASLEFVGLRNYERLLSDGVFHQALFNTAYVFAIEVPLYVGLAIGLAVMLNAGFTRFKGVFRSIMLLPVSANTVAYSVVFVVIVAEGGLLDLFFQLLGLTPIDWLSNGFWSRNLMAFMATWRWTGYNMIIILAGLQTISESLYEAAEIDGASRFEKFRYVTIPQLKPVLVFVLVMSTIGGFKKFSEPTILIGAGAPIKETRTVVYYIYEIAFQNLQLGYGSALTVVLVCIVIGLSLIPLKVN, from the coding sequence ATGAGCTCGGAGCTCATCGTACAGCTCTCAGATCGCCTCCGCTTCCAGCGCCAGCGGTTCAAGGAGACGCTGCCCTCGATTCCGGGGACGCCGTACCTGTTTCTCAGCCCGTTCTTCCTGCTGTTCTTCGCGTTCCTCGCGTTCCCGATCTTCTACACGGTGTACCTGTCGTTTTTCACCTACCAGGGCGTCGCCGAGCAGCCGCTGTTCTGGATGCAGATCGGCGACTCGATCGTCACGATCCCGCGGATCGCCAGCCTGGAGTTCGTGGGGCTCCGGAACTACGAGCGGCTGTTGAGCGACGGCGTCTTCCACCAGGCGCTGTTCAACACCGCCTACGTCTTCGCGATCGAGGTCCCGCTGTACGTGGGGCTGGCGATCGGGCTGGCCGTCATGTTGAACGCCGGGTTCACCCGCTTCAAGGGGGTCTTCCGGAGCATCATGCTGCTGCCCGTCTCGGCCAACACGGTCGCGTACTCGGTCGTCTTCGTCGTCATCGTCGCGGAGGGCGGACTGCTCGACCTGTTCTTCCAGCTCCTCGGGCTCACCCCGATCGACTGGCTCAGCAACGGGTTCTGGTCCCGGAACCTGATGGCGTTCATGGCGACCTGGCGCTGGACCGGCTACAACATGATCATCATCCTCGCCGGACTGCAGACGATCTCCGAGTCGCTGTACGAGGCGGCCGAGATCGACGGCGCGAGCCGGTTCGAGAAGTTCAGGTACGTCACGATCCCGCAGCTCAAACCCGTGCTGGTGTTCGTCCTCGTGATGTCCACCATCGGCGGGTTCAAGAAGTTCTCCGAGCCGACGATCCTGATCGGGGCCGGCGCGCCGATCAAGGAGACGCGCACGGTGGTGTACTACATCTACGAGATCGCGTTCCAGAACCTGCAACTCGGCTACGGGAGCGCGCTGACGGTCGTTCTCGTCTGCATCGTCATCGGGCTATCGCTGATACCACTCAAGGTGAACTGA
- a CDS encoding ABC transporter substrate-binding protein — protein sequence MVDSSEDGTRRTVLKAIGGVGVAGLAGCAGVNSSPPTQSPTEQPETDGSGGDSTPTDSGESTPRPKADSMEFWEMSGSYGGIMDRYSQETGTSISHTNMGYSELINKIQTRIISGQGAPTTALVEQKKTLKVASTGGLRDLRPRMEEAGIVDEFSSGHLNAVSGDDGAIYSVPDDAAPTMLYYRRDVWDEHGLAPHEEIETWDQLIEEGKKLPDDVALLSLPASNSNLYWRFLNRMQGGQEFDADGNVVLNGETGLQSARIMNRLANEGLVDRVANWSQQWFSGFNEGTITGYATGSWFQGTLRSNIGDTAGNWRGFKLPAVEQGGNRASNRGGSGLVIPSQLSAEEANRAWDFIEFTCASPEQNGIQYANEGTFTAHEPSWENDGFNQGIDFFGGQNLGEIWIEQMPNIPGYRFNIDSPIVSTIINEEMRNMIDEGDSPKTVLDRAAERVANRTGRDVA from the coding sequence ATGGTAGACAGCTCAGAGGACGGTACTCGTCGAACAGTGTTGAAAGCGATCGGTGGTGTCGGCGTCGCGGGACTCGCCGGCTGTGCGGGGGTCAACTCCAGCCCGCCGACACAGTCCCCGACCGAACAGCCCGAGACGGACGGCTCCGGCGGGGACTCCACGCCGACCGACTCCGGGGAGTCGACGCCGCGTCCGAAGGCCGACTCGATGGAGTTCTGGGAGATGTCCGGGTCCTACGGCGGGATCATGGACCGGTACTCACAGGAGACCGGGACGAGCATCTCCCACACCAACATGGGGTATAGCGAGCTCATCAACAAGATCCAGACGCGGATCATCTCCGGACAGGGCGCGCCGACGACGGCGCTCGTCGAACAGAAGAAGACGCTGAAGGTCGCCAGCACCGGCGGGCTTCGGGACCTCCGTCCCCGGATGGAGGAGGCCGGGATCGTCGACGAGTTCAGCTCGGGGCACCTGAACGCCGTGTCGGGCGACGACGGGGCCATCTACTCGGTCCCGGACGACGCCGCGCCGACGATGCTCTACTACCGCCGCGACGTGTGGGACGAGCACGGGCTCGCGCCCCACGAGGAGATCGAAACGTGGGACCAGCTCATCGAGGAGGGGAAGAAGCTCCCCGACGACGTCGCGCTGCTCTCGCTGCCCGCGTCGAACTCGAACCTCTACTGGCGGTTCCTCAACCGGATGCAGGGCGGCCAGGAGTTCGACGCGGACGGCAACGTCGTGCTCAACGGCGAGACCGGCCTGCAGTCCGCCCGCATCATGAACCGGCTGGCGAACGAGGGGCTCGTCGACAGGGTCGCCAACTGGAGCCAGCAGTGGTTCTCCGGGTTCAACGAGGGGACGATCACCGGCTACGCCACCGGCTCGTGGTTCCAGGGCACGCTGCGCTCGAACATCGGCGACACCGCCGGCAACTGGCGCGGCTTCAAGCTGCCCGCCGTCGAGCAGGGCGGGAATCGCGCGAGCAACCGGGGCGGTTCGGGGCTCGTCATCCCCTCACAGCTCTCCGCGGAGGAGGCGAACCGCGCCTGGGACTTCATCGAGTTCACGTGTGCGAGCCCCGAGCAGAACGGGATACAGTACGCGAACGAGGGCACCTTCACGGCACACGAGCCGTCCTGGGAGAACGACGGGTTCAACCAGGGGATCGACTTCTTCGGGGGGCAGAACCTCGGGGAGATCTGGATCGAGCAGATGCCCAACATCCCCGGCTACCGGTTCAACATCGACTCGCCGATCGTCTCGACGATCATCAACGAGGAGATGCGCAACATGATCGACGAGGGCGACTCGCCGAAGACGGTCCTGGATCGCGCGGCAGAACGGGTCGCGAACCGCACCGGTCGGGACGTCGCATAG
- a CDS encoding aldo/keto reductase has translation MRLPAIGLGTWQNTDPETCSESVRTALEMGYRHVDTAQYYGNEEAVGAGIQAADVPREEVFVGSKVHAEKFGLAHEEVIEGLEVTLDRLGLDSLDLLYVHWPVGNYDAAETMPAFDELVDRGLIDHVGVCNFDVDLLDEAMDHLDAPLFANQVETHPLLQQDDLVAHAQEHGYEHVAYSPLARGNVFEIPAIVDVAEKHGVSPAQVSLAWLRSRDRVSAIPKATGEAHLRDNLDSVDLDLDDADVERISALDRTERFVERDGAPWLDD, from the coding sequence ATGCGGCTTCCAGCAATCGGTCTCGGCACCTGGCAGAACACCGACCCGGAAACGTGCAGCGAGAGCGTGCGAACGGCCCTCGAGATGGGCTATCGCCACGTCGACACCGCCCAGTACTACGGCAACGAGGAGGCGGTCGGTGCCGGCATCCAGGCGGCCGACGTCCCCCGCGAGGAGGTCTTCGTCGGCTCGAAGGTCCACGCCGAGAAGTTCGGGCTCGCCCACGAGGAGGTCATCGAGGGGCTCGAGGTCACGCTCGACCGGCTCGGGCTCGACTCGCTCGACCTGCTGTACGTGCACTGGCCCGTCGGCAACTACGACGCCGCGGAGACGATGCCGGCGTTCGACGAGCTCGTCGACCGGGGGCTGATCGACCACGTCGGCGTCTGTAACTTCGACGTCGACCTGCTCGACGAGGCGATGGACCACCTGGACGCGCCGCTGTTCGCCAACCAGGTGGAGACCCACCCCCTCCTCCAGCAGGACGACCTCGTCGCACACGCGCAGGAACACGGCTACGAACACGTCGCGTACTCGCCGCTCGCGCGGGGGAACGTGTTCGAGATCCCCGCGATCGTCGACGTCGCCGAGAAACACGGCGTCAGCCCGGCACAGGTCAGCCTCGCGTGGCTCCGGTCCAGAGACCGAGTCAGCGCCATCCCGAAGGCGACGGGCGAGGCCCACCTCCGGGACAACCTCGACTCGGTCGACCTCGACCTGGACGATGCGGACGTCGAACGGATCAGCGCGCTCGACCGGACCGAGCGCTTCGTCGAACGCGACGGGGCGCCGTGGCTCGACGACTGA
- a CDS encoding Gfo/Idh/MocA family protein, which yields MTYRAGVIGTGGIAGMGILGMHDEEAIGNEKIDASHAGGYASTEEIELVAVADVDEAQLATFGEAWDVPPDRRYVGHEAMLAREDLDVVSICTPSFLHHEHTIDAARSAADPAVIWCEKPIASRVSAAEEMIDVCAETDTELIVNHSFRFTDKLQQLEHLINRRDLLGEIQSVSAQYRMELMRNSTHVLDTLVYLLDARAEQVSGYITGENEAIDSLDAAADIDDAGGGGHVVMDDGSFVTVDCTIPRELSSMTLNFIGSEGKLYLNNDDGEWRYWSLEDGEHVEQSLPGINGAWTWEDDYKRSFANAADHIQDVLNGEEANYSPGIEATRSLEIIVAFYVSHYTGSSVSVPLESPLREIPITSW from the coding sequence ATGACATATCGAGCTGGAGTAATCGGGACGGGCGGGATCGCGGGCATGGGTATTCTCGGGATGCACGACGAGGAGGCGATCGGGAACGAGAAGATCGACGCGAGCCACGCGGGCGGGTACGCGAGCACCGAGGAGATCGAACTCGTCGCGGTGGCCGACGTCGACGAGGCGCAACTGGCGACGTTCGGCGAGGCGTGGGACGTCCCGCCGGATCGCCGCTACGTCGGCCACGAGGCGATGCTCGCCCGCGAGGATCTCGACGTCGTCTCGATCTGTACGCCCTCGTTCCTCCACCACGAGCACACGATCGACGCGGCGCGCTCGGCCGCGGATCCGGCGGTCATCTGGTGTGAGAAGCCGATCGCCTCGCGGGTCAGCGCCGCCGAGGAGATGATCGACGTCTGTGCGGAGACGGACACGGAGCTGATCGTCAACCACTCGTTCCGGTTCACCGACAAGCTACAGCAGCTCGAGCACCTGATCAACCGTCGGGACCTCCTGGGCGAGATCCAGTCGGTGAGCGCGCAGTACCGGATGGAGCTCATGCGCAACTCCACGCACGTCCTCGACACGCTCGTCTACCTCCTCGACGCGCGAGCCGAGCAGGTGAGCGGGTACATCACCGGCGAGAACGAGGCGATCGACTCGCTCGACGCGGCCGCCGACATCGACGACGCCGGCGGCGGCGGCCACGTCGTGATGGACGACGGCTCGTTCGTCACCGTCGACTGCACGATCCCGCGCGAGCTGTCCTCGATGACGCTCAACTTCATCGGCAGCGAGGGGAAACTGTACCTCAACAACGACGACGGCGAGTGGCGCTACTGGTCGCTCGAGGACGGCGAGCACGTCGAGCAGTCGCTCCCGGGGATCAACGGCGCGTGGACGTGGGAGGACGACTACAAGCGCTCGTTCGCCAACGCGGCCGACCACATCCAGGACGTGTTGAACGGGGAGGAGGCGAACTACTCCCCCGGCATCGAGGCGACCCGCTCGCTCGAGATCATCGTCGCGTTCTACGTCTCCCACTACACCGGCTCGTCGGTGTCCGTCCCCCTCGAGAGCCCCCTCCGCGAGATCCCGATCACGTCCTGGTGA
- a CDS encoding DUF362 domain-containing protein → MDPSDQERAASAVSVPERRIVEACGDPPLPELGVIEQVWDTDPVPAAAVGSRAARAVESLSFDGVPAGGEVALGVGSRGIANLAAIVSGVVEAVADAGYDPFVFPAMGSHGGATGEGQREMLNELGVTAAAIGCEIRSSMDVVEVGRTPDRDVPVVADANAAGADAIVPINRVKPHTDFDGTVESGLSKMLVIGMGKQRGAQIAHKWAVDWSFRRMIPAITDQLLEALPIVGGVAVVEDQHDETTIVEGIPPSGFLDREAELLERAYDLMPTLPFDDLDLVVFDRQGKEISGQGIDTNVVGRRPFSINEPAPERPEIKRIYTRSLTEATHGNAMGVGSADVVHEDVVAELDATTTLVNALTASTIRGVKLPPVVETDRAGLVAALSTIGVVDPETVRVLRAPDTMHLRRLHASPALVEAARDREDLRVLEEPSPIEFEEGQFVAASHRE, encoded by the coding sequence ATGGATCCGAGCGACCAGGAGAGGGCAGCGAGTGCCGTTTCGGTCCCGGAACGGCGGATCGTCGAGGCGTGTGGCGACCCGCCGCTCCCCGAACTCGGGGTGATCGAACAGGTCTGGGACACCGACCCCGTTCCGGCCGCGGCCGTCGGTTCGCGCGCCGCTCGTGCCGTCGAGTCGCTGTCGTTCGACGGCGTTCCGGCCGGTGGCGAGGTGGCGCTCGGCGTCGGCAGCCGCGGCATCGCCAACCTCGCGGCGATCGTGTCCGGCGTCGTCGAGGCGGTCGCCGACGCCGGCTACGACCCGTTCGTCTTCCCGGCGATGGGGAGCCACGGGGGTGCGACCGGCGAGGGCCAGCGGGAGATGCTGAACGAACTGGGCGTCACGGCGGCCGCCATCGGCTGTGAGATCCGGTCGAGCATGGACGTCGTCGAGGTCGGTCGAACGCCCGACCGGGACGTCCCCGTCGTCGCCGACGCTAACGCCGCGGGGGCGGACGCCATCGTGCCGATCAACCGCGTGAAACCCCACACCGACTTCGACGGGACGGTCGAGAGCGGACTCTCGAAGATGCTCGTCATCGGCATGGGGAAACAGCGGGGCGCACAGATCGCGCACAAGTGGGCCGTCGACTGGTCGTTCCGGCGCATGATCCCCGCGATCACGGACCAGCTCCTCGAGGCGCTCCCCATCGTCGGCGGCGTCGCCGTCGTCGAGGACCAGCACGACGAGACGACGATCGTCGAGGGAATCCCCCCGAGCGGCTTCCTCGACCGGGAGGCGGAGCTGCTCGAACGGGCCTACGACCTGATGCCGACGCTCCCGTTCGATGACCTCGACCTCGTCGTGTTCGACCGGCAGGGCAAGGAGATCAGCGGCCAGGGGATCGACACGAACGTCGTCGGCCGGCGGCCGTTCTCCATCAACGAGCCGGCCCCCGAGCGGCCGGAGATCAAGCGCATCTACACGCGCTCGCTGACCGAGGCGACCCACGGGAACGCGATGGGCGTCGGCTCGGCCGACGTCGTCCACGAGGACGTCGTCGCCGAACTCGACGCCACGACGACGCTCGTCAACGCGCTCACGGCGAGCACGATCCGCGGCGTGAAGCTCCCGCCGGTCGTCGAGACGGACCGGGCCGGGCTCGTCGCGGCGCTCTCGACGATCGGCGTCGTCGACCCGGAGACGGTGCGCGTGCTCCGCGCGCCCGACACGATGCACCTCCGCCGGCTCCACGCCTCGCCCGCGCTGGTCGAGGCCGCACGCGACCGGGAGGACCTCCGCGTCCTCGAGGAGCCGTCACCGATCGAGTTCGAGGAGGGGCAGTTCGTCGCGGCGTCCCACCGCGAATGA
- a CDS encoding fumarylacetoacetate hydrolase family protein — MQFVRYTDGAAPTWGIKRDTTIHALAGLPQGEPDLGDVSNPDYRSRVSTLVNEGTLTRVPVDEVSLLAPVPRPGKIVCCGLNYRDHAEEQDEDIPERPMLFGKAPTAVTNPGDPIVHPGGGEQVDYEVELAVVVGRDGRNLSASDVPEHVAGYTVLNDVSGRTAQGRDGQFFRGKSYDTFAPMGPTLVADEAFDPNGVDVELRVDGEPKQSSNTEQFVFDVNELLSYVSEAMTLRRGDVISTGTPGGVGIFRDPVEVLEPGQTVEATVEGIGTLRNPVVSG, encoded by the coding sequence ATGCAGTTCGTCCGCTACACAGACGGCGCCGCTCCGACGTGGGGCATCAAACGGGACACGACCATCCACGCGCTGGCGGGCCTCCCGCAGGGGGAACCCGACCTCGGCGACGTTTCGAACCCCGACTACCGGTCGCGGGTGTCGACGCTGGTGAACGAGGGGACGCTGACGCGGGTTCCCGTCGACGAGGTGTCGCTGCTGGCACCCGTCCCGCGCCCCGGCAAGATCGTCTGCTGCGGGCTGAACTACCGCGATCACGCGGAGGAACAGGACGAGGACATCCCCGAGCGGCCGATGCTGTTCGGCAAGGCTCCGACGGCGGTGACGAACCCCGGCGACCCCATCGTCCACCCCGGCGGCGGGGAGCAGGTCGACTACGAGGTGGAACTCGCCGTCGTCGTCGGCCGGGACGGCCGGAACCTCTCGGCGTCGGACGTGCCAGAGCACGTCGCGGGCTACACGGTGCTCAACGACGTCAGCGGGCGGACCGCCCAGGGGCGCGACGGGCAGTTCTTCCGGGGGAAGAGCTACGACACGTTCGCGCCGATGGGGCCGACGCTCGTCGCGGACGAGGCGTTCGACCCGAACGGCGTCGACGTGGAACTGCGCGTCGACGGCGAGCCCAAGCAGTCCTCGAACACCGAGCAGTTCGTCTTCGACGTGAACGAACTCCTCTCCTACGTCAGCGAGGCGATGACGCTCCGCCGGGGGGACGTGATCTCCACTGGCACGCCGGGCGGGGTCGGCATCTTCCGTGACCCCGTCGAGGTCCTGGAGCCCGGCCAGACGGTCGAAGCGACGGTCGAGGGGATCGGCACCCTCCGCAACCCGGTCGTCTCGGGGTAG